A portion of the Saccharospirillaceae bacterium genome contains these proteins:
- the murD gene encoding UDP-N-acetylmuramoyl-L-alanine--D-glutamate ligase has product MNLTKTSATKRMIVGLGMSGLSCARFCQRRGWTFDLCDSRDEPTNLDSIRQEFPESTISCGVLDGELLSLYDELIVSPGVALAEPAIQQAIKAGVKISGDIQLFKEFVTKPVIAITGSNGKSTVTSLTGDMLNSCGVKALVGGNIGLPALDLISDVAADGSDKDSDVDVYVLELSSFQLETTSQLNAAVATILNLSEDHMDRYSGMEDYLVAKQRIFAGASAIVENKDDDMTKAYSDSSVVRFGLNSPETGEFGLRLVDGQDWIYFGSQPLLSADQIKIKGQHNLANVMSALALVQAVVSTLNIQLTDSFSAIKTFAGLAHRCQWVADINGVACYNDSKGTNVGSTLAAITGLGASSKGKIWLLAGGVDKDQNFSDLTLPCKKYVAEVLLFGRDAINIQKDLGDCKTEIFTTMDQAWSYALQEAEPGDLVLLSPACASFDQFKNFAVRGEYFRQLVMSSQEVVDD; this is encoded by the coding sequence ATGAATCTGACGAAAACATCCGCAACTAAACGTATGATTGTTGGACTGGGTATGTCCGGACTGTCGTGTGCGCGTTTTTGTCAGCGTCGTGGTTGGACCTTTGATTTATGTGATAGCCGCGACGAACCCACAAACCTTGATTCCATTCGACAAGAGTTCCCTGAAAGTACGATCTCCTGCGGGGTCTTAGATGGCGAGTTGTTAAGCCTGTACGACGAGTTAATTGTCAGCCCGGGGGTAGCTCTGGCAGAACCTGCGATTCAGCAAGCGATAAAGGCCGGGGTTAAAATCTCCGGCGATATCCAGTTATTTAAAGAGTTCGTGACCAAGCCTGTAATTGCTATTACCGGATCCAATGGCAAAAGTACGGTGACTTCACTGACTGGTGATATGTTAAATAGCTGCGGTGTTAAAGCTTTGGTTGGTGGGAATATTGGTTTACCAGCTTTGGATCTGATTAGCGATGTGGCGGCTGACGGTAGTGATAAAGACAGCGATGTTGATGTCTATGTACTGGAGCTTTCAAGTTTTCAACTGGAAACGACGTCTCAGTTAAATGCGGCTGTCGCCACTATTTTAAACCTGAGTGAAGATCATATGGATCGCTACTCAGGCATGGAAGATTATCTGGTTGCTAAACAACGCATTTTTGCTGGTGCTTCTGCGATCGTTGAAAATAAGGATGATGATATGACTAAAGCATATTCAGATTCTTCAGTGGTTCGCTTTGGTTTGAATTCACCAGAAACCGGTGAGTTCGGCCTTCGTCTGGTGGATGGGCAGGATTGGATTTATTTCGGTAGTCAGCCGTTGTTGTCAGCAGACCAGATAAAAATCAAAGGGCAACACAATTTGGCGAATGTGATGTCGGCTTTGGCGCTGGTGCAGGCAGTAGTATCGACGCTTAATATTCAATTGACCGATAGTTTTTCAGCCATCAAAACCTTTGCTGGTTTAGCTCATCGTTGTCAGTGGGTTGCTGATATTAATGGTGTGGCTTGTTACAACGATTCCAAAGGAACCAACGTTGGCTCGACCCTCGCAGCGATTACTGGTCTGGGGGCAAGCAGTAAAGGAAAAATATGGCTGTTGGCTGGCGGCGTTGATAAAGATCAGAATTTTTCCGATCTGACTCTGCCTTGTAAAAAGTACGTGGCAGAGGTTTTGTTATTTGGTCGCGATGCGATCAATATTCAGAAGGATCTGGGTGATTGTAAAACCGAGATTTTTACAACCATGGATCAGGCCTGGAGTTACGCATTGCAGGAGGCTGAGCCTGGAGATCTTGTCTTGTTATCACCAGCTTGCGCGAGCTTTGATCAATTTAAGAATTTCGCAGTGCGCGGTGAGTATTTCCGCCAGCTGGTGATGAGTTCGCAAGAGGTGGTAGATGATTGA
- the murG gene encoding undecaprenyldiphospho-muramoylpentapeptide beta-N-acetylglucosaminyltransferase, giving the protein MSKAILFMAGGTGGHVFPALAVAKEMAEKGYDIHWLGTSGGIEKDLVPAAGYPLHCIDIAGLRGKGKLGLLSAPFRILKAIWQAKKVIKMVKPVAALGMGGYATGPGGVAARLTAVPLLIHEQNAFAGMTNKLLHKISQTTMQAFPGALENALVTGNPVRKDVQQIRNQISASEQRLKVLVVGGSLGAVALNQTVLEAMTGLEEALQPDLWHQAGKRNIEDVQKQYQLAGIDARVTAFIDDMAAAYEWADLVVCRAGALTVSEVAAAGKAAIFVPFPFAVDDHQTANAQYLADKNAALICQQEDLSAGWLASQWKEFSNNKMALQQMADTARQLAMPNATQMVVEQIERFSRES; this is encoded by the coding sequence ATGTCTAAAGCGATTCTGTTTATGGCGGGTGGTACCGGTGGGCATGTATTCCCTGCCCTTGCCGTTGCCAAAGAAATGGCTGAAAAAGGGTATGACATTCATTGGTTGGGCACTTCTGGCGGTATCGAAAAAGACTTGGTACCTGCTGCTGGTTATCCATTGCATTGCATCGATATTGCCGGGCTGCGGGGCAAGGGTAAATTGGGTTTGCTGAGCGCGCCATTTCGCATTTTGAAAGCGATCTGGCAGGCTAAAAAAGTTATTAAAATGGTGAAACCTGTTGCCGCGCTGGGCATGGGTGGATACGCCACTGGTCCAGGTGGTGTAGCAGCTCGTTTAACGGCAGTGCCTTTGTTGATTCATGAGCAAAATGCGTTTGCCGGTATGACCAATAAGCTATTACACAAAATTTCGCAGACTACGATGCAGGCATTCCCCGGCGCATTGGAAAATGCCTTGGTTACAGGTAACCCTGTACGAAAAGATGTTCAGCAAATCAGAAATCAGATTTCGGCTTCCGAGCAACGTTTAAAGGTACTGGTTGTTGGTGGAAGTCTCGGTGCTGTTGCATTAAATCAGACAGTTCTGGAAGCCATGACTGGTCTGGAAGAAGCGCTTCAGCCAGATTTATGGCATCAGGCTGGTAAACGCAATATTGAGGATGTTCAAAAGCAATACCAGTTGGCAGGTATCGATGCCAGAGTAACTGCTTTTATCGATGATATGGCAGCCGCATACGAATGGGCTGATCTGGTCGTTTGTCGCGCTGGAGCACTAACGGTGTCCGAAGTAGCTGCTGCAGGTAAAGCGGCTATTTTTGTACCTTTTCCGTTTGCTGTGGATGATCATCAGACGGCCAATGCGCAATACCTAGCGGATAAAAATGCTGCGCTGATCTGTCAGCAAGAAGATCTGTCTGCTGGTTGGTTAGCCAGTCAATGGAAAGAATTCAGCAACAATAAAATGGCACTGCAGCAGATGGCGGATACTGCTCGTCAACTGGCAATGCCCAACGCTACTCAGATGGTAGTGGAACAGATTGAGAGATTTAGTCGTGAGTCATAA
- the ftsW gene encoding putative lipid II flippase FtsW, with translation MIELTQKLQALPLQRLSARLLWQLKETLFLPWFGLMFLGWLMVASASTGIAEYYTGNEQYFAMRHAAYLLLGVTVTFVVSQIPLRWWSQTEPLFLLFAFMGLILVFAPGIGHEVNGSQRWLNLGLIKIQASEIAKLAAVFFVAGYLVRRKEEVQRHWRGFLKPFIILGAMVVLLLLEPDFGAVVVLMGAALVQLFLGGVKAGQFFLLLIGTLIISGFVLTAETYRMERLLAYLDPWAPEHVYGTGYQLTQSLIAFGRGELFGVGLGESVQKLFYLPEAHTDFVFAIWAEETGLFGGIVALLLLAILIGFIWQVAWKAQQAGQLYGSYIAIGIGALLALQIIINLGVNIGLLPTKGLTLPFYSYGGSSLLVCCAMVAVVMRISYEIEHPSIDIEDEKPVAGSRTKKAKAMTKKKDSVSKESFDV, from the coding sequence ATGATTGAGCTGACTCAAAAATTACAAGCATTGCCGCTTCAACGCTTATCGGCACGGTTGTTGTGGCAGCTTAAAGAGACGCTCTTTCTGCCCTGGTTTGGACTGATGTTTCTTGGCTGGCTTATGGTTGCTTCAGCGTCAACGGGTATTGCCGAATATTACACCGGAAATGAACAATATTTCGCCATGCGTCACGCTGCGTATTTATTGTTGGGTGTGACGGTAACTTTTGTTGTGAGTCAAATTCCATTGCGTTGGTGGAGCCAGACGGAGCCATTATTTTTATTGTTTGCCTTTATGGGGTTGATTCTTGTTTTCGCACCTGGGATTGGTCATGAGGTGAATGGTAGCCAACGCTGGTTAAATCTGGGGCTGATTAAGATTCAGGCATCGGAGATCGCCAAGCTTGCTGCTGTTTTTTTTGTTGCGGGTTATCTGGTTCGTCGAAAAGAGGAAGTTCAACGACATTGGAGAGGGTTCCTAAAGCCTTTTATTATCCTTGGCGCCATGGTTGTACTGTTGCTGTTGGAACCAGATTTTGGTGCGGTCGTTGTATTGATGGGTGCAGCATTGGTTCAACTGTTTTTGGGTGGTGTAAAAGCCGGTCAGTTTTTTCTGTTACTGATTGGCACCCTGATAATCAGCGGTTTTGTTCTAACGGCAGAAACCTATCGCATGGAGCGCTTGTTAGCCTATCTGGACCCGTGGGCTCCAGAGCATGTCTATGGCACGGGCTATCAGCTCACTCAGTCTTTGATTGCTTTTGGTCGTGGTGAACTGTTTGGTGTTGGTCTGGGGGAAAGTGTCCAGAAACTGTTTTATTTACCAGAGGCTCATACTGATTTTGTTTTTGCAATCTGGGCTGAAGAAACGGGGTTATTCGGCGGTATTGTCGCCTTGTTACTGCTCGCTATTCTGATTGGTTTTATATGGCAGGTTGCCTGGAAAGCGCAGCAGGCAGGGCAGCTTTATGGTTCATACATTGCTATTGGTATTGGCGCATTGCTTGCACTCCAGATCATTATCAACCTTGGGGTTAACATTGGTCTTTTACCCACAAAGGGACTCACTCTTCCATTTTATAGCTATGGGGGGAGTAGCCTGCTGGTGTGCTGCGCAATGGTGGCTGTGGTAATGCGCATATCTTATGAAATCGAACACCCCTCAATTGATATTGAAGATGAGAAACCTGTTGCTGGTTCGAGAACCAAAAAAGCGAAAGCGATGACCAAGAAAAAAGATAGTGTGAGTAAGGAGTCGTTTGATGTCTAA